The following nucleotide sequence is from Thermodesulfobacteriota bacterium.
GGTCAGCAGACCTTGGAAGGTATCCACGCTTGCCGCTCCTACCCCAGGATCCCGTCGAGTATCCCGAGAGGCAAGGGAACCTTCAGCCAGACGATGAATGCGAAATAGGAAACGACGGAAAGGACCACGGCCACGATCGCCGCGACCGCCCAGTTGCGGGCGCCGAAGATCCGGGTCGCCGCCACGAGGAAGGCGGCGATGGAAACGGGGTAGCCGAGCGGCTTCAGCGCGAGGATGTAGCCGATCATGAGGGCCGTCAGCCACGCCATCCTGCCGACCCTGCCCCCCGCTGCCGCGGACCCGTCCGCCGAGGGTGTGGTATCCGGCGGTACGGCATCTGGCGACCGCAGCTCCTGCAACAGGCACACCAGGGCCGATATGACGAGGAACGCGCCCACGACCGTCGGGTAGAAACCGGCGCCGGGCATGGACAGGTTCCCCAAAGGCATCTTCAGGGCCATGTAACCGTAGATCGCTCCCGCGGCCAGCATCGCGCCCGGGAACAGGATTCCGCGGTATTTCCTCATCGGAAGGGTCCTTGCGGGGGAGGCCTGCCGGCCTCCCCCGCGCTCCTCATGTCATTTCCCGCCTGCCGCCGCTTTTCCGTACCTGTCCCACAGGGGCCGATAGGCCTGGTCCAGCTTCTGCATCATCGCGCCGTACTGCTCCGGCCCCAGGTAATACGCCGGGAACGCCGTCTTCTCCGCGTTCGCCTTGAACTCCTCGGAGTCCATCAC
It contains:
- a CDS encoding tripartite tricarboxylate transporter TctB family protein; the protein is MRKYRGILFPGAMLAAGAIYGYMALKMPLGNLSMPGAGFYPTVVGAFLVISALVCLLQELRSPDAVPPDTTPSADGSAAAGGRVGRMAWLTALMIGYILALKPLGYPVSIAAFLVAATRIFGARNWAVAAIVAVVLSVVSYFAFIVWLKVPLPLGILDGILG